A genomic segment from Aspergillus chevalieri M1 DNA, chromosome 7, nearly complete sequence encodes:
- a CDS encoding uncharacterized protein (TransMembrane:1 (o34-55i)), whose amino-acid sequence MAFPGPHHPPQMPKPPKLPVPLTTDYFEQRLRPIFILCVATLALTLTVSVGYVYVSTLLSICRYTDQYAAADSYRGDDHTASTAERRRRGVNGHLPQATGRHLVRETGLISRATRTRSTALAVLLQAH is encoded by the coding sequence ATGGCTTTCCCtggtcctcatcatcctcctcaaaTGCCTAAACCTCCTAAACTTCCGGTCCCTCTTACCACCGACTATTTCGAACAACGCTTGCGACCTATCTTCATCCTCTGCGTTGCTACGCTCGCGTTGACCTTGACCGTCTCTGTTGGATACGTGTATGTATCAACCTTGCTCTCAATCTGCCGCTATACTGACCAATACGCTGCTGCAGATTCATATCGTGGAGACGATCACACAGCCAGTACCGCAGAACGTCGACGACGCGGGGTCAATGGCCATCTCCCTCAGGCGACGGGGCGCCATCTCGTTCGGGAGACGGGGCTGATATCGAGAGCTACCCGTACACGATCAACAGCGCTGGCAGTCCTCCTACAAGCACACTGA
- a CDS encoding DNA-directed DNA polymerase delta subunit POL31 (BUSCO:EOG09263CUU;~COG:L;~EggNog:ENOG410PFYC;~InterPro:IPR041863,IPR007185,IPR024826,IPR040663;~PFAM:PF18018,PF04042;~go_function: GO:0003677 - DNA binding [Evidence IEA];~go_process: GO:0006260 - DNA replication [Evidence IEA]) — translation MDLLNTAESGTVITDAKTTRDPRPYIDHHSDGSNFSPTATSQQSNKKEMRMANGNANHDFLSPPSDEEYAPAYRNPSYYNPLHTFKLPSGQEKHYQQQYGDMYFLRLARLKPAAEQVAAETWDGFSIAGERARRVERVLDVRQGELCWVAGTIYMDMPLKPNILEDLTKENFTLAPAPRRTYIDSSNPESTQYMLEDESGRLRLTGSLLRSTQLATGAVIAVLGTENANGDFEVIDIKVPDLPRQPHRWERDHAPETERKGKIAFVSGLGITGTSSDTLALELLADYLLGYTGTSNEDANAPPNASAITRLVIAGNSLGANVTAAAASTENAAAKKSGTKKYGYDASAYNASPITQLDSFLAELLPSIPVTLMPGETDPANFSLPQQGIHRAMFPQARAYCGPPPSADNQTPEPGWLDSVTNPWEGDVEGWRVWGSSGQNVDDVLRYLDFLDDDGNEDAKNGDIESRIRVMESMLRWRCGVPTAPDTIWSYPFQTHDPFVLHSCPHIFFAGNQPRFKTALIEGEESPLALNGNGADTEMADADQEAATQRVRVLSIPRFQETGELVLVDTESLEAEVVKFGVFRGQEEAQ, via the exons ATGGACCTGCTGAATACTGCCGAAAGCGGTACTGTAATTACCGACGCCAAAACGACGCGTGATCCGCGTCCGTATATCGACCACCACAGCGACGGCTCCAATTTCTCACCAACAGCCACATCACAACAATCtaataaaaaagaaatgagaatggCCAATGGTAACGCAAATCACGACTTCCTCAGTCCCCCAAG CGACGAAGAATATGCGCCAGCCTATCGCAATCCCTCATATTACAACCCACTACACACATTCAAGCTACCAAGCGGGCAGGAAAAGCACTATCAACAGCAATATGGCGACATGTACTTCCTCCGACTTGCCCGGTTAAAACCCGCGGCGGAACAAGTTGCGGCGGAGACGTGGGATGGGTTTAGT ATTGCAGGGGAACGTGCTCGTCGCGTGGAACGAGTACTTGATGTCAGACAGGGAGAACTGTGCTGGGTGGCCGGGACGATATACATGGATATGCCGCTGAAACCGAATATTTTGGAGGATTTGACGAAGGAG AACTTCACACTAGCCCCCGCTCCCCGACGCACATACATCGACTCCTCGAACCCCGAATCAACGCAATACATGTTGGAGGATGAATCGGGTCGTCTACGCTTAACAGGAAGTCTACTCCGATCGACACAACTAGCTACCGGCGCAGTAATTGCGGTATTGGGAACGGAGAATGCGAATGGTGATTTCGAAGTGATTGACATCAAGGTTCCGGATTTGCCTCGACAACCGCATCGGTGGGAGAGGGATCATGCTCCGGAGACCGAAAGGAAAGGCAAGATCGCGTTTGTCAGTGGTCTTGGGATTACGGGGACTTCGAGCGATACACTGGCTTTGGAGCTCTTGGCGGACTATCTTCTCGGGTATACGGGGACGTCGAACGAGGATGCGAATGCGCCGCCCAATGCGTCTGCAATTACCAGGCTGGTCATCGCTGGTAACTCGCTCGGCGCGAACGTCACAGCAGCCGCGGCCTCGACAGAAAACGCCGCTGCGAAGAAGAGCGGAACGAAGAAGTACGGCTACGACGCCTCCGCATACAATGCATCCCCGATCACCCAGCTCGACTCCTTCCTCGCAGAGCTCCTGCCCAGTATACCCGTAACGCTCATGCCCGGCGAAACCGACCCGGCGAATTTCTCTCTCCCGCAACAAGGTATCCACCGCGCCATGTTCCCGCAAGCACGGGCATACTGCGGTCCACCGCCCTCGGCCGATAACCAGACCCCCGAACCGGGCTGGCTGGACAGCGTGACGAATCCGTGGGAAGGAGATGTAGAAGGATGGCGCGTATGGGGGTCCAGCGGACAGAACGTCGACGATGTACTCCGATATCTGGATTTCCTGGATGACGACGGGAACGAGGACGCGAAGAACGGAGACATCGAGTCGCGGATTCGAGTCATGGAGTCTATGCTGCGATGGAGATGCGGAGTGCCCACTGCACCAGATACAATCT GGTCCTACCCCTTCCAAACACACGACCCCTTCGTCCTCCACTCCTGCCCACACATCTTCTTCGCGGGTAACCAACCGCGCTTCAAAACCGCTCTGATCGAAGGCGAAGAGTCTCCTCTGGCGCTAAATGGGAACGGCGCAGATACCGAAATGGCCGACGCTGACCAAGAAGCAGCGACTCAGCGCGTGCGGGTGCTATCTATTCCGAGGTTCCAGGAGACGGGGGAGTTGGTACTCGTTGATACTGAGAGTTTGGAGGCCGAGGTTGTTAAGTTTGGTGTTTTTAGAGGGCAAGAGGAAGCGCAATAA
- a CDS encoding uncharacterized protein (COG:G;~EggNog:ENOG410PP4B;~InterPro:IPR000182,IPR039135,IPR016181;~PFAM:PF13302;~go_function: GO:0008080 - N-acetyltransferase activity [Evidence IEA];~go_function: GO:0016747 - transferase activity, transferring acyl groups other than amino-acyl groups [Evidence IEA]) produces the protein MPRPTNISIRFSRQKWLSNITNTVNRANSNMLLNEHTAISTTPILLVPYSHWHVPRYHEWMKDEEIQQATASEPLTLEEEYGMQRSWRQDPDKLTFIICQPVSSVPVPGPGVHRTIRAREDDAEAKMLGDINLFLRVDEGDVDEDITASTERLIIGEIELMIAEKRNHRQGYGRAALLCFMRYIIEHEAEILGEFVPSTFACGTVGEKSKVLLTGDGKGRWKFSCLSVKIGKGNKASLALFESVGFRRVSEEANFFGEIELRRERGDLGGDRVREGVEGGVGGYVELDYVQ, from the exons ATGCCAAGACCCACAAATATCTCGATTCGATTCTCACGACAAAAATGGCTCTCAAACATCACAAATACAGTAAACAGGGCCAATAGCAATATGCTACTCAACGAACACACGG CCATCTCAACCACCCCCATCCTCCTAGTCCCCTATTCCCACTGGCACGTACCACGTTACCACGAATGGATGAAAGATGAG GAAATCCAACAAGCAACCGCCTCGGAACCCCTCACCCTAGAAGAGGAATACGGCATGCAGCGTAGCTGGCGCCAAGACCCCGACAAACTAACATTTATCATCTGCCAACCTGTATCTTCAGTTCCGGTTCCAGGACCAGGTGTACATAGGACCATCAGAGCCCGAGAAGATGACGCCGAAGCCAAAATGCTCGGCGATATCAACCTCTTCCTGCGCGTCGACGAGGGCGACGTCGACGAGGATATCACAGCCTCCACGGAACGCCTTATCATCGGCGAAATCGAACTGATGATTGCTGAAAAGCGGAATCATCGACAGGGCTATGGGAGGGCTGCGCTGCTTTGCTTCATGCGGTATATCATTGAGCATGAGGCTGAGATATTGGGTGAGTTTGTGCCGTCTACGTTTGCGTGCGGGACGGTGGGGGAGAAGTCGAAGGTGTTGCTTACGGGGGATGGGAAGGGGAGGTGGAAGTTTTCTTGTTTGAGTGTGAAGATTGGGAAGGGGAATAAGGCTAGTTTGGCACTTTTTGAGAGTGTGGGGTTTAGGAGGGTTTCTGAGGAGGCGAATTTCTTTGGGGAGATTGAGttgaggagggagaggggggaCTTGGGGGGTGACAGGGTTAGGGAGGGGGTTGAAGGGGGTGTTGGAGGGTATGTTGAGTTGGATTATGTTCAGTAG
- a CDS encoding NAD(P)H-dependent flavin oxidoreductase (COG:S;~EggNog:ENOG410PIPT;~InterPro:IPR013785,IPR004136;~PFAM:PF03060,PF00478;~go_function: GO:0003824 - catalytic activity [Evidence IEA];~go_function: GO:0018580 - nitronate monooxygenase activity [Evidence IEA];~go_process: GO:0055114 - oxidation-reduction process [Evidence IEA]) — protein MSLQTPLCPLLNIQHPVLLAGMARASSAPLAAAVSNAGGLGTVGGLGYTPSQLSEMLTELKSLLRDPNLSFGVDLALPQVGGNARATNHDYTHGQLDELIEVVIKHGAKLFVSAVGVPPERTIKRLHQAGILVMNMVGAPKHAEKALKLGVDMVCAQGGEGGGHTGDVPFSVLVPAVVDVARNFKSPLTGQPALVVAAGGVNDGRSLAAALMLGAAGVWVGTRFVASEESGASRLHKEAVVGARYGETKRTLVLSGRPLRMLPNEYIKEWEKRPDEIARLTAKGVVPIEHDFENDKEVEIPYLMGDVSAIVQGIKPAGAIVREMVQQAVAMLRQGGSYITSEPASKL, from the coding sequence ATGTCCCTCCAAACCCCCCTCTGCCCCCTCCTCAATATCCAACACCCCGTCCTCCTCGCAGGAATGGCCCGCGCCTCAAGCGCCCCTctcgccgccgccgtctCCAACGCCGGCGGTCTAGGAACAGTCGGCGGTCTGGGCTACACCCCCTCCCAACTCTCCGAGATGCTCACAGAGCTCAAGTCCCTCCTCCGCGATCCCAATCTCTCCTTCGGCGTTGATTTAGCTCTGCCGCAGGTTGGTGGTAATGCGCGCGCGACGAACCACGATTACACGCATGGGCAGCTTGATGAATTGATCGAGGTTGTTATCAAGCATGGGGCGAAGCTGTTTGTTTCGGCCGTGGGTGTTCCGCCTGAGCGAACGATAAAGAGGTTGCATCAGGCTGGGATTTTGGTGATGAATATGGTGGGCGCGCCGAAGCATGCGGAGAAGGCGTTGAAGTTGGGGGTTGATATGGTGTGTGCGCAGGGTGGAGAGGGGGGTGGGCATACGGGGGATGTACCATTTTCCGTGCTTGTGCCTGCGGTTGTGGATGTGGCGAGGAACTTCAAGAGTCCGTTGACAGGACAGCCAGCGCTGGTCGTGGCTGCGGGGGGTGTTAATGATGGGAGGAGTTTGGCGGCGGCGTTGATGCTGGGAGCTGCTGGGGTTTGGGTTGGGACGCGGTTTGTTGCGTCTGAGGAGAGTGGTGCTAGTCGGCTGCATAAGGAGGCTGTTGTGGGTGCGAGGTATGGGGAGACTAAGCGGACACTGGTTCTTTCAGGACGGCCGCTGCGCATGCTGCCGAATGAGTATATTAAGGAATGGGAGAAGCGGCCGGATGAGATTGCGCGGTTGACAGCTAAGGGTGTCGTTCCTATTGAGCATGACTTTGAGAACGACAAGGAGGTCGAGATCCCGTATTTGATGGGTGATGTTTCAGCCATTGTGCAGGGAATCAAACCGGCCGGTGCGATTGTCCGGGAAATGGTTCAGCAGGCTGTAGCCATGTTGAGACAAGGTGGTTCATACATCACCAGTGAACCTGCGAGCAAACTGTAG
- a CDS encoding Ish1 domain-containing protein (COG:S;~EggNog:ENOG410PS7F;~InterPro:IPR018803;~PFAM:PF10281) — protein sequence MPTPLDRAMNSKNLFLGFAGMISAAAVWAIWGNDMFPAEQDPIGDPEDWTAEELKRWLRLRGLLPNARATREELLERVKANLRVPRASGQ from the exons ATGCCTACTCCGTTGGATCGGGCAATGAATTCCAAG AATCTATTCCTGG GATTTGCCGGAATGATTTCGGCCGCCGCAGTTTGGGCCATCTGGGGCAACGACATGTTTCCTGCGGAGCAAGATCCGATTGGAG ACCCCGAAGACTGGACAGCCGAAGAGCTGAAAAGGTGGCTTCGCTTG AGAGGCCTTCTGCCAAACGCGAGGGCCACGCGTGAAGAGCTACTTGAGCGAGTCAAAGCGAATTTGCGTGTGCCAAGGGCTTCCGGCCAGTAG
- a CDS encoding taxilin (COG:Z;~EggNog:ENOG410PK98;~InterPro:IPR026183;~PFAM:PF09728;~go_function: GO:0019905 - syntaxin binding [Evidence IEA]) → MSSAAMSKKNKGKKVADPNETSKLLAAKISQLEQDAAGEKDQEAEIEREVKKATRDLNQLLSNIESPMTRLETVHKKYTELLADMKKLDRDYAKSKKRSDQLQKDQDKGKSELNKTVTMKDKLEKLCRELTKENKKVKDENKKLEETEKKARLIVNERLDSLLYDIQDVMAAKGNPRNEKVDIDLDEALRAKIKTIGEKFEMRELHYKALLRSKDAEIQCLTAKYEEQRRAAENEAARCRALSSQVSTFSHTEAELRSQLNIYVEKFKQVEDTLNNSNELFLTFRKEMEEMSKKTKRLEKENLTLTRKHDQTNRNILEMAEERTRNHEELEKWRKKSHHLEALCRRMQAQGRGQGLPADLEGDDEGTESEYDEDYEDEEDDEDISDDEYELEHAGRKLNGGNVPQQPEKPVFGPPPPPQLLEARAANGNKAMINGCH, encoded by the exons ATGTCCTCCGCAGCAATGTCGAAAAAGAACAAGGGGAAGAAGGTTGCGGACCCCAATGAGACCTCCAAACTGCTAGCCGCCAAGATATCACAGTTGGAGCAAGATGCAGCAGGGGAAAAGGATCAAGAAGCGGAAATTG AGCGTGAAGTCAAGAAAGCTACGAGGGATCTGAACCAGTTGCTCAGCAATATCGAGTCCCCGATGACCCGACTAGAGACCGTCCACAAGAAATATACCGAACTTCTCGCGGACATGAAGAAGCTGGATCGCGACTATGCCAAGAGTAAAAAACGATCCGATCAACTGCAGAAGGACCAGGACAAGGGCAAATCGGAGTTGAACAAGACCGTCACTATGAAGGATAAACTGGAGAAGCTGTGCAGGGAACTTACCAAGGAAAACAAGAAGGTCAAG gatgagaacaagaaaCTGGAGGAAACCGAGAAGAAGGCACGGTTGATCGTCAATGAACGTCTGGACTCTCTCTTGTATGACATTCAAGATGTCATGGCCGCCAAAGGCAATCCGCGCAATGAGAAGGTGGATATCGACTTGGACGAGGC TTTACGTGCCAAGATTAAAACCATCGGGGAAAAATTCGAGATGCGCGAGTTACACTACAAGGCCCTCTTACGCAGCAAAGACGCAGAGATACAGTGCCTTACCGCCAAGTACGAAGAACAGCGCCGTGCTGCCGAGAATGAAGCCGCCCGTTGTCGTGCGCTGAGTTCCCAGGTTTCGACGTTTTCGCATACGGAGGCTGAATTGCGCAGTCAGCTCAATATCTACGTAGAAAAGTTCAAGCAG GTGGAGGATACATTGAATAACAGCAACGAACTCTTCCTCACTTTCCGCAAAGAAATGGAGGAAATGTCGAAAAAGACCAAGCGCCTGGAGAAGGAGAATCTCACGCTGACCCGAAAACACGACCAAACGAACCGCAATATACTCGAGATGGCAGAGGAGCGCACAAGAAACCATGAGGAATTGGAAAAATGGCGAAAGAAGAGTCACCACTTGGAGGCACTGTGTCGACGAATGCAAGCGCAAGGTCGTGGTCAAGGTCTTCCCGCCGACCTGGAGGGTGACGACGAGGGGACAGAGAGCGAATACGACGAGGACTatgaagacgaggaggatgatgaggatatcAGCGACGACGAGTACGAGCTTGAGCATGCAGGCCGGAAACTCAACGGGGGCAATGTTCCCCAGCAACCCGAGAAGCCTGTCTTTGgtccaccgccgccgccgcaacTTCTGGAAGCACGAGCAGCGAATGGGAACAAGGCCATGATCAATGGATGTCACTAG
- a CDS encoding lytic polysaccharide monooxygenase auxiliary activity family 9 protein (CAZy:AA9;~COG:G;~EggNog:ENOG410PNFI;~InterPro:IPR005103;~PFAM:PF03443;~SECRETED:SignalP(1-18)): MAFSKIACILASASMVAGHGYVSGVVANGQYYGGYIVDTYAYNDNAPDTIAWSTQATDLGFVSPDSYSSPDIICHEDAKPGALTASVKAGSKIEMQWTEWPESHHGPILNYLAPCNGDCSKVDKTSLKFFKIDQQGLIDGSNPPGTWASDNMIENNNTYTFTMPEAVPDGNYVLRHELIALHSAGQENGAQNYVQCVNVKVTGGGNANPTGTAGEQLYKASDKGIKFDIYSDLSSYPVPGPALFNAN; this comes from the exons ATGGCTTTCTCCAAGATCGCTTGCATCCTTGCCTCTGCCTCCATGGTCGCTGGTCACGGCTATGTTTCTGGTGTCGTCGCCAACGGCCAATA CTACGGCGGCTACATTGTTGACACCTACGCCTACAACGACAACGCCCCCGACACCATCGCCTGGTCCACGCAAGCCACCGACCTCGGCTTCGTCTCCCCCGACAGCTACTCGTCCCCCGACATCATCTGCCACGAAGACGCAAAGCCTGGCGCCCTAACCGCCAGCGTCAAGGCCGGCTCCAAGATCGAAATGCAGTGGACCGAGTGGCCCGAGTCCCACCACGGCCCCATCCTCAACTACCTGGCCCCCTGCAACGGCGACTGCTCCAAGGTCGACAAGACCAGCCTCAAGTTCTTCAAGATCGACCAGCAGGGTCTGATCGATGGCAGCAACCCTCCGGGTACCTGGGCCAGTGACAACATGATTGAGAACAACAACACCTACACGTTCACCATGCCCGAGGCTGTTCCTGACGGCAACTATGTTCTGCGCCATGAGTTGATTGCGCTGCACTCGGCTGGCCAGGAGAACGGGGCGCAGAACTACGTGCAGTGTGTTAACGTTAAGGTTACCGGTGGCGGCAATGCCAACCCTACTGGTACTGCTGGTGAACAGCTGTACAAGGCTAGCGACAAGGGTATCAAGTTTGATATCTACTCGGACCTTAGCAGCTACCCTGTGCCTGGTCCTGCCTTGTTCAACGCTAACTAG
- the RPL38 gene encoding 60S ribosomal protein eL38 (BUSCO:EOG09265OQH;~COG:J;~EggNog:ENOG410PR4N;~InterPro:IPR002675,IPR038464;~PFAM:PF01781;~go_component: GO:0005840 - ribosome [Evidence IEA];~go_function: GO:0003735 - structural constituent of ribosome [Evidence IEA];~go_process: GO:0006412 - translation [Evidence IEA]) yields the protein MPREVSDIKQFIEISRRKDASSARIKRNRKTQQIKFKVRCNRFLYSLVLKDSDKADKLKQSLPPSLKVVDVSKGDKKKAL from the exons ATGCCTCGCGAAGTCTCCGACATTAAGCAATTCATTGAGATTTCCCGGCGCAAGGACGCCTCCT CCGCCCGCATTAAGCGCAACCGCAAGACCCAGCAGATCAAGTTCAAGGTCCGATGCAACCGTTTCCTCTACTCTCTGGTCTTGAAGGACTCCGACAAGGCCGACAAGCTTAAGCAGAGCTTGCCCCCAT CCCTCAAGGTCGTGGACGTCTCCAAGGGtgacaagaagaaggctcTGTAA
- a CDS encoding putative nuclear transport factor 2 domain protein (COG:A;~EggNog:ENOG410PSN2;~InterPro:IPR018222,IPR032710,IPR002075;~PFAM:PF02136): MGPPSDDVLTKVSTDAATEFVQSFYPALQKNRAAIASFYSQPTSTILFNGNVVADGNAVQDIFVNQMPPTHYEVQSFDCQIINQAYPTPTPTGTKAPNETTVKDMSILVIASGYVRFGESRDLPQRGFSETFVLVPNPAAEGGKGKQVKEWLIYTQNFRLVV, from the exons ATGGGTCCCCCGAGCGATGACGTCCTGACCAAGGTGTCTACCGATG CTGCCACCGAGTTTGTCCAATCGTTCTACCCCGCGCTCCAGAAAAACCGCGCCGCGATAGCTTCATTCTACAGCCAACCCACCTCTACGATTCTCTTCAACGGTAACGTTGTTGCCGATGGAAACGCCGTTCAAGATATTTTCGTCAATCAGATGCCTCCGACACACTATGAAGTCCAGTCCTTCGATTGCCAAATCATCAACCAGGCATACCCCACCCCCACTCCGACTGGAACGAAAGCCCCGAATGAGACAACGGTCAAGGATATGTCGATACTGGTTATTGCCAGCGGATACGTGCGATTTGGCGAGTCGAGAGATCTGCCGCAGCGAGGTTTCAGCGAAACGTTTGTTCTTGTGCCGAATCCGGCCGCGGAGGGTGGAAAGGGGAAGCAAGTGAAGGAGTGGCTTATTTATACCCAAAACTTCCGTCTCGTTGTCTGA